One Pseudorhodoplanes sinuspersici DNA segment encodes these proteins:
- a CDS encoding Hpt domain-containing protein: MVERTPAGLKTVLAPPIVPAQRPIDLVHLSRMTLDDRALEREVLALFDRQMLLMMERIGSSTPDVAAAAAHTLKGSATGIGAWQVANAAAAVETAAKDGDKFSWQQRVAGLDQAVRDARCGISELLQAG; encoded by the coding sequence ATGGTCGAACGGACCCCCGCGGGCCTGAAAACCGTGCTGGCGCCGCCGATTGTACCGGCTCAGCGCCCGATTGATCTGGTGCATTTGTCCCGCATGACGCTGGACGATCGCGCGCTCGAGCGCGAAGTCCTGGCGCTGTTCGATCGCCAGATGCTGCTGATGATGGAGCGGATCGGCTCGTCGACGCCCGACGTTGCCGCCGCCGCCGCGCACACCCTGAAAGGGTCGGCGACCGGCATCGGCGCCTGGCAGGTTGCCAATGCGGCAGCCGCCGTCGAGACCGCTGCAAAGGATGGGGATAAATTCTCCTGGCAGCAACGGGTGGCCGGTCTTGATCAAGCCGTGCGCGATGCGCGCTGCGGAATATCCGAGCTGCTGCAGGCGGGTTGA
- a CDS encoding 2Fe-2S iron-sulfur cluster-binding protein gives MAKITFIDHGGESRTVDAENGATVMETAIKNGIPGIEAECGGACACATCHVYVDEAWTEVVGAPSPMEEDMLDFGFDVKPNSRLSCQIKVTDQLDGLVLRTPERQA, from the coding sequence ATGGCCAAGATTACGTTTATCGATCATGGAGGCGAAAGCCGCACCGTCGACGCCGAAAATGGCGCCACCGTCATGGAAACTGCGATCAAGAACGGTATTCCCGGCATCGAAGCGGAATGCGGCGGTGCTTGTGCCTGCGCGACCTGCCATGTTTATGTGGATGAAGCTTGGACCGAGGTCGTTGGCGCACCGTCGCCGATGGAAGAGGACATGCTGGATTTCGGCTTCGACGTGAAACCGAATTCGCGCCTCTCGTGCCAGATCAAGGTCACCGACCAGCTCGACGGGCTGGTGCTGCGGACGCCCGAGCGTCAGGCCTGA
- a CDS encoding 2Fe-2S iron-sulfur cluster-binding protein translates to MSKITFIEHDGTVHEVEAETGETVMEAAMRGGVSGIVAECGGSCTCATCHVYVDEAWLDKTGERSPDEEDQLDNAYDVRANSRLSCQIKISEELDGLLVRTPSYQGR, encoded by the coding sequence ATGTCCAAAATCACGTTCATTGAGCATGACGGCACCGTCCATGAGGTGGAGGCCGAGACCGGCGAGACCGTGATGGAAGCCGCGATGCGCGGCGGGGTCTCCGGCATCGTTGCCGAGTGTGGCGGGTCCTGTACCTGTGCCACCTGCCACGTTTATGTCGACGAGGCCTGGCTCGACAAGACCGGCGAACGCTCGCCGGACGAGGAAGATCAACTCGACAATGCCTACGATGTGCGCGCAAATTCGCGGCTATCGTGCCAGATCAAAATAAGCGAAGAACTCGACGGGCTGCTGGTGCGCACTCCGAGTTATCAGGGCAGGTGA
- a CDS encoding NAD(P)/FAD-dependent oxidoreductase codes for MLDTTNASTIKTDALIIGAGPCGLFAVFELGLLDIKAHLIDILDKPGGQCAELYPEKPIYDIPGIPMVTGDGLTKGLLEQIKPFGPQFHFGEMVQTIERIGDPLFRVTTDAGKVFECKVVIVAAGGGSFQPKRPPIPGIEAYEAKSVYYAVRQMEQFRGKKLLIAGGGDSALDWTLNLAPIASHLTLLHRRQEFRAAPDSVNKMMALAGEGKIDFVLGQVSSLEGADGQVSKAIVKRNDGSNFEIACDAILPFFGLTMKLGPVADWGLKLNDDLIEVETASFESSEKGIFAIGDINTYPGKLKLILCGFHEGALAAQKIHRYVYPDKKLTFQYTTSSTSLQKKLGVA; via the coding sequence ATGCTGGATACGACCAATGCATCCACCATCAAGACCGACGCGCTGATCATTGGCGCCGGCCCTTGCGGATTATTCGCTGTCTTCGAGCTTGGCCTGCTCGACATCAAGGCGCACCTCATCGACATTCTCGACAAGCCGGGCGGCCAATGCGCCGAGCTTTATCCGGAAAAGCCGATCTACGATATTCCCGGCATCCCGATGGTCACCGGCGACGGTCTGACCAAGGGGTTGCTCGAGCAGATCAAGCCGTTCGGTCCGCAATTCCATTTCGGCGAAATGGTGCAGACCATTGAGCGTATCGGCGATCCGCTATTCCGCGTCACCACAGATGCCGGCAAGGTGTTCGAATGCAAGGTGGTGATCGTTGCCGCGGGGGGCGGCTCGTTCCAGCCCAAGCGCCCGCCGATCCCCGGCATCGAAGCGTATGAGGCCAAGTCGGTCTATTATGCCGTGCGGCAGATGGAGCAGTTCCGCGGCAAGAAATTGCTGATCGCGGGTGGTGGCGATTCTGCCCTCGACTGGACGCTCAATCTCGCGCCGATCGCCAGCCATCTGACGCTGTTGCACCGGCGGCAGGAATTTCGTGCGGCGCCGGATAGCGTCAACAAGATGATGGCCCTGGCCGGTGAGGGAAAGATCGATTTCGTGCTCGGCCAGGTGTCATCGCTCGAGGGTGCCGACGGTCAGGTGAGCAAGGCGATCGTCAAGCGCAACGATGGTTCGAATTTCGAGATCGCCTGCGATGCGATCCTGCCGTTCTTCGGGTTGACGATGAAACTTGGACCGGTTGCCGATTGGGGCTTGAAGCTCAACGACGATCTGATCGAGGTCGAGACCGCCAGCTTCGAGAGCTCGGAGAAGGGCATTTTTGCCATCGGCGACATCAACACCTATCCGGGCAAGCTGAAGCTGATCCTGTGCGGCTTCCACGAAGGCGCACTGGCGGCGCAGAAAATCCACCGTTACGTCTATCCCGACAAGAAGCTGACCTTCCAGTACACGACATCGTCGACCAGCCTGCAGAAGAAGCTTGGGGTGGCCTGA
- a CDS encoding acyltransferase family protein — protein sequence MAVVPVIFFHAGFTGFSGGFVGVDIFFVISGYLITSIIVAELEAGHFSLRAFYERRARRILPALFLVTLTCIPFALMWMPPEQLKSFGKSVVAVALFVSNIFFWSEAGYFTAAVDEKPLLHTWSLAIEEQYYLIFPLLMILCWPLGSRRIVLLIFLSIIPSFALAQVGSYRWPDATFFLIFSRSWELAIGGLIAFYLKAPMASGRVIRELMSFIGIGLIVWAIIFYSGKTPYPGIYALTPTLGAALIIVFAAPGTILGTILSMRPLVSIGLISYSLYLWHQPLLAFSRVIFSGRQSTPLLLGLIALCVVLSYLSWRFIEKPARKVVFRPSIMAGAAIASVLVAGLGLLAAYGNIGRSFTPVQLAQMAPPNANRDPRLLTCPPAPGSRHDFRACSQNPALKRKAVLYGDSHAGALYLDLAAALSQHGIDLVLLRNGERGARRFECQPLPGNFRYGQFEPDMKARCADQEREVARIANVLGAEYLFVSLRYTFRLFPATGAVDELEYDNGEGGVGDEGFRQYFVLGTKGEVSFSAEDKFTATTNAFRSLIDLFSGRTVLVGPVPEVGWRVENRNRSSILLFGAAEQTISTDYVRFKQRNQFANRILQNIEGHKGALLVQPSDVFCDRLVAGRCVAQLNAVPLYRDDDHLAYDGAKMLSRYIVEQLQARNALR from the coding sequence GTGGCCGTCGTTCCGGTTATTTTTTTTCATGCTGGCTTCACTGGGTTTTCTGGCGGATTTGTCGGCGTCGACATTTTCTTTGTGATCAGCGGCTATCTGATCACCTCGATCATTGTCGCCGAACTCGAGGCCGGACATTTCTCTCTTCGCGCTTTCTATGAGCGGCGCGCGCGCAGAATTCTGCCGGCGCTTTTTCTTGTGACTTTGACCTGCATCCCGTTTGCGCTCATGTGGATGCCGCCCGAGCAACTCAAATCATTCGGCAAAAGCGTGGTCGCCGTCGCGCTTTTTGTGTCGAACATATTTTTCTGGTCGGAAGCTGGCTATTTCACCGCAGCCGTCGATGAGAAACCGCTCCTGCACACGTGGAGCCTCGCGATTGAAGAACAATATTATCTCATCTTCCCGCTCTTGATGATTTTGTGCTGGCCTTTGGGATCGCGGCGCATCGTTCTGCTGATTTTTCTGTCGATCATCCCGAGCTTTGCCCTGGCGCAGGTTGGATCGTATCGCTGGCCAGATGCGACCTTCTTCCTGATCTTTTCGCGAAGCTGGGAACTGGCGATCGGCGGCCTGATCGCCTTTTATCTCAAGGCGCCCATGGCGAGTGGCCGGGTCATTCGCGAATTGATGAGTTTCATCGGCATCGGTCTGATCGTGTGGGCGATCATATTTTACAGCGGCAAAACACCGTATCCCGGGATTTATGCTCTGACGCCCACGCTTGGCGCGGCCTTGATCATTGTATTTGCGGCTCCTGGAACGATCCTCGGCACCATCTTATCGATGCGGCCTTTGGTTAGTATCGGCCTAATCAGCTACAGCCTCTATTTGTGGCATCAACCGCTTCTGGCCTTTTCCCGCGTGATTTTTTCCGGGCGGCAATCGACACCACTTCTCCTTGGTTTGATCGCGCTTTGTGTTGTGCTGTCGTATTTGTCGTGGCGCTTTATCGAAAAGCCGGCCCGCAAGGTCGTTTTCCGTCCTTCCATCATGGCCGGGGCTGCTATCGCGTCGGTTCTGGTTGCCGGCCTGGGTCTTCTGGCCGCCTATGGCAATATTGGCCGGAGCTTCACTCCGGTTCAGCTTGCGCAGATGGCACCGCCGAATGCGAACCGGGATCCGCGTCTGTTGACGTGCCCGCCTGCGCCGGGGAGCCGACATGATTTTCGCGCCTGCAGCCAAAATCCCGCCCTGAAACGCAAGGCCGTTCTGTATGGCGATTCCCATGCCGGGGCATTGTATCTCGATTTGGCTGCAGCCTTGTCACAACACGGCATCGACCTCGTATTGCTCAGAAACGGAGAAAGAGGAGCGAGGCGTTTCGAATGCCAGCCGCTTCCTGGAAATTTTCGTTATGGGCAATTCGAGCCCGACATGAAGGCGCGATGTGCCGATCAGGAACGCGAGGTCGCTCGAATAGCGAACGTGCTTGGTGCGGAATATCTGTTCGTTTCATTGCGCTATACTTTCCGTCTTTTTCCCGCAACCGGTGCTGTCGACGAATTGGAATATGACAACGGAGAGGGCGGTGTCGGTGATGAAGGGTTTCGGCAATATTTCGTTCTTGGCACGAAGGGCGAGGTCTCGTTCAGCGCTGAGGATAAATTTACGGCGACTACGAATGCTTTCCGGTCTTTGATCGATTTATTTAGTGGGCGGACCGTGCTGGTCGGACCGGTGCCCGAGGTGGGATGGCGTGTGGAGAACCGCAACCGTTCCAGTATTTTGCTGTTTGGCGCCGCCGAACAGACGATTTCAACAGACTATGTTCGTTTCAAGCAGCGCAACCAGTTCGCCAATAGGATTTTGCAGAACATCGAGGGGCACAAGGGCGCGCTCCTCGTTCAACCGTCCGATGTGTTTTGCGATCGCTTGGTTGCCGGCAGGTGTGTTGCGCAACTCAATGCCGTTCCGCTCTATCGAGACGACGATCATCTCGCCTATGATGGCGCGAAGATGCTGTCGCGCTATATCGTCGAACAGCTCCAGGCCCGAAATGCACTGCGGTAA
- a CDS encoding UPF0104 family protein produces MRKIWTIFVSTIHERIGWNKIGFIASFAVLCLAGVTLYRMLRHVEPARVLEAIGNVPASTIATAAVFVAAAYFTLTFYDFFSLRTIGAKHVPYRIAALGAFASYAIGHNLGATVFTGGAIRFRIYSAWGLNLLDVAKIAFVTGLTFWLGNAFVLGLGMAFAPDAASAIDHLPPWINRLIGIGGLLVICGYLVWLLGGKREIGVKGVSVVLPNAPLTFVQILIGVFDLGLSAIGMYMLLPVAPPIDFAHFVVVFVLATLLGFLSHTPGGLGVFDAAILIALTQYPKEELLATLLIFRVIYYMVPFALALTIMICRELLMASRAPSKKVSSAPTCKPAPQRQRSLRDH; encoded by the coding sequence ATGCGGAAGATTTGGACAATTTTCGTTAGCACGATTCATGAAAGGATCGGCTGGAACAAGATCGGTTTTATTGCCAGTTTTGCGGTTCTTTGCCTTGCCGGCGTCACCCTGTACCGGATGCTGCGCCATGTGGAGCCGGCCCGTGTGCTCGAGGCGATTGGCAATGTGCCGGCATCGACGATCGCGACCGCGGCCGTGTTCGTTGCGGCTGCCTATTTTACGCTGACCTTCTACGATTTCTTCTCGCTGCGAACGATCGGTGCCAAGCACGTCCCCTACCGGATCGCTGCTTTGGGTGCTTTCGCCAGCTATGCGATCGGCCATAATCTCGGCGCCACAGTCTTCACTGGTGGCGCGATCCGCTTTCGCATCTATTCGGCCTGGGGTCTGAATCTTCTCGATGTTGCCAAGATCGCCTTCGTCACCGGTCTGACCTTCTGGCTCGGCAATGCCTTCGTGCTCGGTCTCGGCATGGCCTTTGCGCCAGACGCAGCCAGCGCGATCGATCATCTGCCGCCCTGGATCAACCGGCTCATCGGCATTGGCGGGTTGCTGGTCATCTGCGGCTATCTCGTCTGGCTTCTGGGTGGCAAACGCGAAATCGGCGTCAAGGGCGTGTCTGTTGTCCTGCCGAATGCACCGCTGACTTTCGTTCAGATCCTGATCGGCGTGTTCGACCTTGGTCTATCGGCCATCGGCATGTATATGCTGCTCCCGGTCGCGCCGCCGATCGACTTCGCCCATTTCGTCGTCGTCTTCGTGCTCGCCACCCTGCTCGGATTTCTCAGCCACACGCCGGGCGGCCTTGGCGTGTTCGACGCGGCGATCCTGATCGCGCTGACGCAGTATCCAAAGGAAGAGTTGCTGGCGACGCTGCTGATCTTCCGCGTGATCTATTACATGGTGCCGTTTGCACTGGCTCTGACGATCATGATCTGCCGGGAATTGCTGATGGCCTCGCGCGCACCGTCCAAAAAGGTGAGTTCAGCGCCGACCTGCAAACCCGCTCCGCAACGCCAACGATCTCTGCGAGACCACTAA
- a CDS encoding UDP-2,3-diacylglucosamine diphosphatase produces the protein MRIDQRHSGGPGREFRHRVRTLFLSDVHLGTRASKSDRLVDFLRHHDAETIYLVGDIIDGWRLRCRWHWPQAYTDLIDELFSAAQNGSRIVYVPGNHDAFLRDYPGTHFAGIEVTDSTVHVAADGRRYVVVHGDHFDKTAHVSHSVAAIGARLNAGFFALSDSWNRLRIALGLSNWSLSQWARLQVKQSIDYLGAFERDIAALAAEHRADGVICGHVHHAAMHERLGLLYINCGDWLESCTAVVERFDGTFEIKSWPAVSGVTCSRAPFGELQEA, from the coding sequence ATGCGAATCGACCAGCGACACAGCGGCGGACCGGGGCGGGAATTTCGCCATCGGGTCCGTACGCTCTTTTTGTCGGATGTTCACCTCGGCACGCGCGCGAGTAAAAGCGATCGGCTGGTCGATTTTTTGCGCCATCATGATGCCGAGACGATCTATCTCGTGGGCGACATTATCGATGGATGGCGGTTGCGGTGCCGCTGGCATTGGCCGCAAGCCTATACCGATCTCATCGATGAATTGTTCAGCGCGGCGCAGAACGGCTCACGCATCGTCTACGTCCCAGGCAATCATGACGCATTCCTGCGCGATTATCCGGGCACCCACTTCGCCGGCATCGAGGTTACCGATTCGACCGTGCATGTCGCAGCGGATGGCCGGCGCTATGTCGTGGTTCACGGCGATCATTTCGACAAGACAGCGCATGTATCGCATTCCGTGGCCGCGATCGGTGCGCGGCTGAATGCGGGTTTCTTTGCACTGAGCGATTCCTGGAACCGGCTGCGCATTGCTCTCGGGTTATCGAATTGGTCTCTGTCGCAATGGGCGCGGCTTCAGGTCAAGCAGAGCATCGACTATCTCGGCGCGTTCGAACGCGACATCGCTGCGCTGGCCGCAGAGCATCGCGCCGACGGTGTCATTTGCGGCCATGTCCATCATGCGGCCATGCACGAGCGCTTAGGTCTTCTCTACATCAATTGCGGCGACTGGCTGGAGAGCTGCACGGCGGTGGTCGAGCGTTTCGACGGCACGTTTGAAATCAAATCCTGGCCGGCTGTTTCGGGAGTTACATGCTCCCGTGCGCCGTTCGGGGAATTGCAGGAAGCATGA
- a CDS encoding glycosyltransferase family 4 protein, with the protein MRILVATDAWHPQVNGVVRTLQTLASTAPRFGAEIEFLTHQGLRTFPLPTYPAIRCAITAPWTIARKIDALKPDAIHIATEGTIGHAVRRYCIRRGIAFTTSFHTRLPDYVTARVPIPENWVWRWLQRFHGRAERVMVSTQSLISELSGRGFRNPVLWPRGVDGDLFTPRNTAPLDLPRPIFLTVGRVAVEKNIEAFLSLDLPGTKVVVGDGPMKAELMQRFPDVVFLGEKHRDELAAIYSAADVFVFPSRTDTFGLVMLEALACGVPVAAFPVAGPNDVIGDAPIGVLSEDLRDAALRALTIDRKACRDFAEQMTWERCARMFLDNLAILRRGAEAGREAEMTARRASDMAWPSGRRA; encoded by the coding sequence ATGCGCATTCTCGTCGCCACCGATGCCTGGCACCCGCAAGTCAATGGTGTCGTCCGAACACTCCAGACGTTGGCATCGACCGCGCCGCGGTTTGGTGCCGAGATCGAGTTTCTGACGCATCAGGGACTTCGCACCTTTCCGTTGCCGACCTATCCGGCGATCCGTTGCGCGATCACCGCGCCCTGGACAATCGCCAGGAAGATCGATGCCCTCAAGCCGGACGCGATCCATATCGCCACCGAAGGCACGATCGGTCATGCGGTCCGGCGGTATTGCATTCGCCGCGGCATCGCTTTCACCACCAGCTTCCACACACGTCTGCCGGACTATGTGACGGCACGTGTGCCGATCCCGGAAAACTGGGTGTGGCGATGGCTGCAGCGGTTTCATGGCCGGGCCGAACGGGTGATGGTGTCGACGCAATCGCTGATCTCGGAATTGTCGGGGCGAGGCTTTCGCAATCCAGTGTTGTGGCCGCGCGGGGTGGATGGTGATTTGTTCACGCCGCGCAACACGGCGCCGCTGGATCTGCCGCGTCCGATCTTTCTCACGGTCGGGCGCGTCGCGGTTGAAAAGAATATCGAGGCCTTTCTCTCGCTCGATCTGCCGGGAACCAAAGTGGTGGTCGGTGACGGGCCGATGAAAGCCGAGTTGATGCAGCGCTTTCCGGATGTCGTGTTCCTGGGCGAAAAGCATCGCGATGAACTGGCGGCGATCTATTCCGCCGCCGATGTGTTCGTGTTTCCGAGCCGCACCGACACCTTTGGCCTCGTCATGCTGGAAGCGCTGGCCTGCGGGGTGCCGGTCGCGGCATTTCCGGTCGCGGGTCCGAACGATGTCATCGGCGATGCGCCGATTGGCGTGTTGAGCGAGGATCTGCGGGACGCCGCCTTGCGCGCGCTGACGATTGACCGCAAGGCGTGCCGCGACTTTGCCGAGCAGATGACCTGGGAGCGCTGCGCGAGGATGTTCCTCGACAACCTCGCGATTCTGCGGCGTGGCGCGGAAGCGGGGCGGGAAGCCGAGATGACCGCCCGCCGCGCATCCGACATGGCGTGGCCGTCAGGCCGCCGAGCCTAG
- a CDS encoding xanthine dehydrogenase family protein molybdopterin-binding subunit: MTMQLSRRKLLKSTGALVVSFTFAGKVSDVLAQGAASAKPVALNEVDSFLAIDKAGKVTLYTGKVDLGTGIRTALAQMCAEELDVPFNSVSLVTGDTQLTPDQGNTWGSLTIQSAGIQIRNASATARNALLEEAAKKLNVKKEDLTIAEGVVSGGGKKVTYAQLIGGKSFSLKVDEKAKAKDPKDYKLVGKPVARVDIPDKVTGKFTYMQDFRVPGMMHGRVVRPPAYGAMLENVDESSIKNIPGVRVVRDKNFLGVVASSEWNAIRAAQQLKAQWSKAATLPDQAKLWEHVRGTKVVQDQVTSDTGSTKDALAGDGNKISATYDFAVNLHGSIGPSCAISEFKNGKLTSWSASQSTHSLRKQLAQMLAISPDDVRCIYLEGSGCYGRNGHEDAAGDAAILSKAVGQPVRVQWSRADEHGWEPMGPPTLIDIRAAMDSSGNVSAWESDFFIPQQTAGSFLVPLTGATLAGLPQKDDIAPGNVFQNSAIPYKFANVRTVCRRLENTVFRPSWIRTPGRMQNTYANESFMDELAATAKSDPIAFRKKYLDDKRGLELIDRLAALSKWETRPAAQQVDSGNVLKGRGVSYVKYELVRTYVGAVADVEVDRTTGKVRVSRFYLVQDCGQIINPDGVKAQLDGNIIQTVSRTLIEEVKWDRSMVTTLDWASYPIITFPDVPELHYDLIDRPNERPWGAGEPAAAVVPSAIANAIFDATGIRMRSVPFTPAKVKTALGSAA, encoded by the coding sequence ATGACCATGCAGCTTTCACGCCGCAAGCTTCTGAAAAGCACCGGTGCACTCGTTGTCAGCTTTACATTCGCCGGAAAGGTATCCGACGTGCTCGCGCAAGGCGCAGCATCCGCCAAACCCGTCGCACTGAATGAAGTCGATTCATTCCTTGCCATCGACAAAGCCGGGAAAGTCACGCTCTATACCGGCAAGGTCGATCTCGGCACCGGCATTCGCACGGCTCTGGCGCAGATGTGCGCCGAAGAGCTGGATGTGCCGTTCAACAGCGTTTCGCTTGTCACCGGCGATACCCAACTCACGCCGGACCAGGGCAACACCTGGGGCAGCCTGACGATTCAATCTGCCGGCATCCAGATCCGCAACGCCTCCGCGACCGCCCGCAATGCGCTGCTTGAGGAAGCGGCAAAGAAACTCAACGTTAAAAAGGAAGACCTCACCATCGCCGAGGGCGTTGTGTCTGGCGGCGGCAAGAAGGTCACCTACGCGCAACTGATCGGCGGCAAATCCTTCAGTCTGAAGGTTGACGAAAAGGCGAAGGCCAAAGATCCGAAAGACTACAAGCTGGTCGGCAAGCCGGTCGCACGCGTCGACATCCCCGACAAGGTGACCGGTAAGTTCACCTATATGCAGGACTTCCGCGTGCCCGGCATGATGCATGGCCGCGTGGTGCGTCCGCCGGCTTATGGCGCTATGCTGGAAAACGTCGACGAAAGTTCGATCAAGAACATTCCCGGTGTCCGCGTGGTGCGCGACAAGAACTTCCTTGGCGTCGTTGCCAGCAGCGAATGGAATGCCATCCGCGCCGCGCAACAACTTAAAGCCCAATGGTCGAAAGCCGCCACCCTGCCCGATCAGGCCAAGCTATGGGAGCATGTGCGCGGCACCAAAGTGGTCCAGGATCAGGTGACGAGCGACACCGGCAGCACAAAGGATGCGCTCGCCGGTGACGGCAACAAGATCTCCGCCACTTATGATTTTGCCGTGAACCTGCATGGCTCGATCGGCCCGTCCTGCGCCATTTCGGAATTCAAGAACGGCAAGCTGACATCATGGTCGGCGTCGCAGTCGACGCATTCGCTGCGCAAGCAGCTCGCGCAGATGCTTGCGATATCCCCGGACGATGTCCGCTGCATTTATCTGGAAGGCTCAGGCTGCTACGGCCGCAATGGCCATGAGGACGCGGCGGGCGATGCCGCCATTCTCTCCAAAGCCGTCGGCCAGCCCGTTCGTGTGCAATGGTCGCGTGCCGACGAGCATGGCTGGGAGCCGATGGGGCCGCCGACCTTGATCGATATCAGGGCGGCGATGGATTCATCGGGCAATGTGTCGGCTTGGGAATCCGACTTCTTCATTCCGCAACAGACCGCCGGCAGTTTTCTTGTGCCGCTCACCGGCGCCACACTCGCCGGCCTGCCGCAGAAAGATGACATCGCGCCCGGCAACGTTTTCCAGAATTCGGCGATCCCCTACAAATTCGCCAATGTCCGCACGGTGTGCCGGCGTCTGGAGAACACAGTGTTCCGGCCATCCTGGATCAGGACGCCGGGCCGCATGCAGAACACCTATGCCAACGAAAGCTTCATGGATGAACTCGCCGCGACCGCGAAGAGCGATCCGATCGCATTCAGGAAGAAATATCTCGACGACAAACGCGGACTCGAACTGATCGACCGGCTGGCCGCGCTATCGAAATGGGAGACCCGCCCCGCTGCACAGCAGGTCGATTCCGGGAACGTCTTGAAGGGGCGCGGCGTATCGTATGTGAAATACGAACTGGTGCGGACCTATGTCGGTGCGGTGGCGGATGTCGAAGTCGATCGCACCACCGGTAAAGTTCGTGTGTCGCGCTTCTATCTCGTTCAGGACTGCGGCCAGATCATCAATCCGGACGGCGTCAAAGCGCAGCTCGACGGCAACATCATCCAGACCGTCAGCCGCACACTGATCGAGGAGGTGAAGTGGGATCGCTCGATGGTCACGACGCTCGACTGGGCGAGCTATCCAATCATCACATTCCCCGATGTGCCGGAGCTCCATTACGATCTGATCGACCGGCCGAATGAACGGCCATGGGGTGCCGGAGAACCGGCTGCGGCTGTGGTGCCGTCGGCGATCGCGAATGCGATCTTCGATGCCACCGGCATACGCATGCGTTCGGTGCCGTTCACGCCGGCAAAGGTGAAGACGGCGCTAGGCTCGGCGGCCTGA
- a CDS encoding (2Fe-2S)-binding protein: MPKKQLTVNGKRVTVDIDDPDMPLLYALRDNLALHGPRFGCGLAQCGSCTVHVDGKAVRSCVTPVSSLNASQKVVTLEGLGAGNKLHPVQRAFIEEQAAQCGYCINGMIMESAAFLSSNKKPTDAQIRQALAKNLCRCGTHDRIVKAVKRASTYA, translated from the coding sequence ATGCCCAAAAAGCAGCTGACCGTCAACGGCAAGCGGGTCACGGTCGATATCGACGACCCCGACATGCCGCTCCTCTACGCCCTTCGTGACAATCTGGCTCTGCATGGTCCGCGCTTCGGTTGCGGCCTCGCGCAATGCGGCTCCTGCACCGTGCATGTCGACGGCAAGGCGGTGCGGTCCTGCGTGACACCGGTATCGTCGCTGAATGCGAGCCAGAAAGTCGTGACACTGGAAGGTCTCGGCGCCGGCAACAAGCTGCATCCGGTGCAGCGCGCCTTTATCGAAGAGCAGGCCGCGCAATGCGGCTATTGCATCAACGGCATGATCATGGAATCCGCCGCTTTCCTCTCCTCCAACAAGAAGCCGACCGACGCACAGATCCGGCAGGCGCTGGCCAAAAACCTTTGCCGCTGCGGCACGCATGACCGCATCGTCAAAGCTGTCAAACGCGCTTCGACATACGCGTGA